From the Fibrobacter sp. UWB11 genome, one window contains:
- a CDS encoding LysR family transcriptional regulator, with product MTLQQLKYAIAIADTRNITEASKRVFISQPSLTAAIHELEEEMGVTIFNRSNKGVTITNEGDEFLSYARQVLEQATLLEDRYKGGKGGNMIFSVSCQHYSFAVNAFVDVIRKFGGPSYDFTLRETQTNEIIDDVAKMKSEMGVLYLSDKNEKVITKLIQKNNLVFEPLFATPLHVFMSSKNPLAKKEKITLADLKPFPYLTYEQGDFNSFYFAEEPLTAIDFDCPRNIKVRDRATLFNLLIGLDGYTICSGVISHKLNGKNIIAKRLDVHDKMTVGYVMRKGITKSRYAEAYIAALKKHCR from the coding sequence ATGACTCTACAACAACTTAAATACGCCATTGCTATTGCGGACACGCGAAACATTACTGAAGCCTCCAAGCGCGTTTTTATCTCGCAACCGAGCCTTACCGCTGCTATCCACGAACTTGAAGAAGAAATGGGTGTCACGATTTTCAACCGCTCCAACAAAGGCGTGACCATCACAAACGAAGGCGATGAATTCCTTTCGTACGCAAGGCAGGTTCTGGAACAGGCGACGCTTTTGGAAGACCGCTATAAAGGTGGCAAGGGCGGCAATATGATTTTCTCCGTCAGCTGCCAGCACTATTCTTTTGCCGTGAATGCGTTTGTCGATGTTATTCGCAAGTTCGGCGGCCCGAGCTACGATTTTACGCTCCGTGAAACGCAAACAAACGAAATCATTGACGATGTAGCCAAAATGAAAAGTGAAATGGGCGTGCTTTACCTCAGCGATAAAAACGAAAAGGTCATCACCAAGCTCATTCAAAAGAACAATCTTGTGTTTGAACCGCTTTTTGCAACACCGCTTCACGTGTTCATGTCATCGAAGAATCCGCTTGCGAAAAAAGAAAAAATCACACTTGCGGATCTCAAACCGTTTCCGTACTTGACTTACGAACAGGGCGATTTCAACTCGTTCTACTTTGCCGAAGAACCGCTCACTGCCATCGATTTCGACTGTCCGCGAAACATCAAAGTCCGTGACCGCGCTACACTTTTCAACTTGCTCATCGGCCTTGACGGCTACACCATTTGCTCCGGCGTCATTAGCCACAAACTCAACGGCAAGAACATCATCGCAAAACGCCTCGATGTCCACGACAAAATGACCGTCGGTTATGTTATGCGCAAAGGCATCACGAAATCAAGATATGCCGAAGCGTACATCGCAGCGTTAAAGAAACATTGTCGGTAG